One window of Camelina sativa cultivar DH55 chromosome 4, Cs, whole genome shotgun sequence genomic DNA carries:
- the LOC104782727 gene encoding DExH-box ATP-dependent RNA helicase DExH13 — MASFGGGDMNESSGEPESLRGRIDPKSFGDRVVKGKPLNKSKKKKERDVDDLVSAREGKRRRLREVSVLTDTDDGGVYQPKTKETRAAFEFMLGLIQIQLGGQPLNVVCGAADEILAVLKNDSLKSHEKKMEIEKLLNVISDQDFNQFVTVGKIITDYQEVGDSLIGYASEDDVGVALEFEEDDKEERDLQEEEEDDEEDEDAVEPNKSGGSQVDARHGKEDTSLNVQDIDAYWLQRKISQEYEQKIDAQECQKLAQELLNILAEGSDRDVEIKLLEHLQFEKFTLAKFLLQNRLKIVWCTRWSRARDQMERNQIEEEMTGLGPELAAIVEELHVKRATAKEREEKRERDIKEEARLLKDNHSGGDGDRSMKNVDLENGWLKGQRQVLDLESLAFNQGGFMRQNKNCELPDRSYRVRGKEFDEVHVPWVSKKVDSNEKLVKISDMPDWAQPAFRGMQQLNRVQSKVYGTALFKAENILLCAPTGAGKTNVAVLTILHQLALNMNPDGTFNHGNYKIVYVAPMKALVAEVVDNLSERLKDYGVTVKELSGDQSLTGHEIKETQIIVTTPEKWDIVTRKSGDRTYTQLVRLLIIDEIHLLNDSRGPVLESIVARTLRQIETTKEHIRLVGLSATLPNDEDVALFLRVDLKSGLFKFDRSYRPVPLEQQYVGINVKKPLRKFQLMNEICYQKVLAGAGKHQVLIFVHSRKETAKTARAIRDTAMANDTLSRFLKEDSQSYEILQSLVGLLKNSDLKELLPYGFAIHHAGLTRTDRQIVEDQFRLGNLQVLISTATLAWGVNLPAHTVIIKGTQVYNPERGAWMELSPLDVMQMIGRAGRPQYDQRGEGIIITGYSELQYYLRLMNEQLPIESQFISKLADQLNAEIVLGTVQNAKEACHWLGYTYLYIRMVRNPTLYGLPPDALAKDVLLEERRADLIHSAANILDKNNLIKYDRKSGHFQVTDLGRIASYYYITHGTIATYNENMKPTMSDIELCRLFSLSEEFKYVTVRQDEKMELAKLLDRVPIPVKETLEDSDAKINVLLQVYISKLKLEGLSLSSDMVYITQSAGRLLRAIFEISLKRGWAQLSEKALNLSKMVGKRMWNVQTPLRQFLEIPKEVLMKLDKNDLVWERYYDLSSQELGELIRNPKMGRKIHKFIHQFPKLNLRAHVQPISRSVLQVELTVTPDFQWDDKLHQNVEPFLIMVEDSDGEKILHYEYFLLKKQYIDDDHTLNFTVPISEPVPPQYFIRVVSDKWLDSPTVLPISFRYLILPEKYPPPTELLDLQPLPVMALGNPSYETLYQDFKHFNPVQTQVFTVLYNTSDNVLVAAPTGSGKTICAEFAILRNHLERPDSVMRVVYIAPLEGIAKERFCDWEKKFGKGLGLRVVELTGETVLDLTLLEKGQIIISTPERWDALSRRWNHRKYIQQVSLFIVDELHLIGGQGGPVLEVIVSRMKYISSQVGNKMRIVALSTSLANAKDLGEWVGASSCGIFNFPPNIRPVPLEIHIQGVDILSFEARMQAMTKPTYTAIVQHAKNKKPAIVFVSTRKHVRLTAVDLTAYSHMDNMQNPEFLLGKLEELEPFVNQICEETLKETLRHGIGYLHEGLSSIDQEIVTQLFEAGRIQVCVMSSSLCWGTPLKAHLVVVMGTQFYDGRENSHSDYPISELLQMMGRASRPLLDDTGKCVVFCHSSRKEFYKKFLYEAIPVESQFQHFLHDNFNAEVHSGVIENKQEAVDYLTWSFMYRRLPQNPNYYNLQGVTHRHLSDHLSELVETTLSDLEVSKCIDIENELDLFPLNLGIIASYYYINYTTIERFSSLLASKTKMKGLIEILASASEYDLIPIRPGEEDAVRRLINHQRFSFENPKCTDPHVKANALLQAHFSRQKISENLAMDQREVLLSATRLLNAMVDVISSKNCLNLALLAMEVSQMVTQGMWNRDSILLQLPHFTKDLAKRCQENPGNNIETVFDLLEMEDDKRQELLQMSDAQLLDIARFCNRFPNIDLTYEIVGGNEVSPGKEITLQVMLERDMEERTEVGPVNAPRYPKIKEEGWWLVVGETKTNQLMAIKKTPLQRKAEVKLEFAVPAEPGKKSYTLYFMCYSYLGCDQEYSFTVDVKDFADQMEE; from the coding sequence ATGGCGAGTTTCGGTGGTGGTGATATGAATGAATCTTCTGGAGAACCGGAGAGTCTCAGGGGAAGGATTGATCCTAAATCCTTTGGTGATCGTGTTGTTAAGGGGAAGCCTCTGAACaaatctaagaagaagaaggagcgtGATGTTGATGATTTGGTATCTGCTCGTGAGGGTAAGAGACGTCGTCTTAGGGAGGTGAGTGTGCTAACTGATACAGATGATGGTGGTGTTTATCAGCCCAAGACTAAGGAGACGAGGGCTGCTTTTGAGTTTATGCTTGGTCTTATTCAAATTCAATTGGGTGGGCAGCCTCTGAATGTTGTTTGTGGTGCGGCTGATGAGATTTTGGCTGTTCTCAAGAACGATTCCCTCAAAAGCcatgagaagaagatggagatcGAGAAACTACTGAACGTTATTTCTGATCAAGATTTCAACCAGTTTGTTACGGTTGGGAAAATTATTACGGATTATCAAGAGGTTGGTGATTCTTTAATTGGCTATGCTAGTGAGGATGATGTTGGTGTCGCTCTTGAGTTCGAAGAAGATGATAAGGAGGAGAGGGATCTgcaggaggaagaagaagatgatgaggaggatgaagatGCTGTTGAACCTAACAAAAGTGGAGGTTCCCAGGTGGATGCAAGACATGGAAAGGAGGACACAAGTCTTAATGTTCAGGACATTGATGCCTACTGGCTACAGAGAAAGATATCTCAAGAATATGAGCAGAAGATTGATGCACAAGAGTGCCAAAAACTCGCACAAGAGCTGCTTAATATACTTGCTGAGGGTAGTGATAGGGATGTTGAGATCAAGCTGCTTGAGCACCTTCAGTTTGAAAAGTTCACTCTTGCTAAATTTCTGCTGCAAAACCGTCTGAAAATTGTGTGGTGCACCCGTTGGTCTAGGGCAAGAGACCAGATGGAGAGGAATCAAATTGAGGAGGAGATGACGGGGTTGGGACCAGAGTTGGCAGCGATTGTGGAGGAGTTGCATGTAAAAAGAGCAACAGCCAAAGAAAGGGAGGAGAAACGGGAGAGAGATATCAAAGAAGAGGCTCGACTTCTTAAGGATAATCATTCTGGTGGTGATGGAGACAGAAGCATGAAAAATGTTGATTTAGAGAATGGTTGGTTGAAGGGTCAGCGTCAGGTGCTGGACCTGGAGAGCCTTGCTTTTAACCAAGGTGGTTTCATGAGGCAGAATAAGAATTGTGAGCTTCCCGATCGCTCTTACAGAGTTCGTGGCAAGGAATTTGATGAGGTTCATGTGCCATGGGTTTCTAAAAAGGTTGATAGTAATGAAAAGCTTGTGAAAATAAGCGATATGCCAGATTGGGCCCAACCAGCTTTTAGGGGAATGCAGCAGTTGAACAGGGTTCAGAGCAAAGTGTATGGGACTGCTCTTTTTAAGGCAGAGAACATTCTTCTTTGTGCTCCAACTGGTGCGGGGAAGACCAATGTTGCTGTGCTCACCATATTGCACCAGCTTGCATTGAATATGAATCCAGATGGAACATTTAATCATGGGAATTACAAAATCGTCTATGTTGCACCTATGAAAGCCCTCGTTGCTGAGGTTGTGGATAATCTATCTGAGCGCTTGAAGGATTATGGAGTTACGGTGAAGGAACTCAGTGGGGATCAGTCCCTTACTGGGCATGAAATCAAAGAGACTCAGATAATTGTTACAACGCCAGAGAAGTGGGATATTGTCACCAGGAAATCGGGAGATCGAACTTATACTCAGCTTGTGAGACTTCTTATAATTGACGAAATTCATCTTCTCAATGACAGTCGAGGGCCTGTGCTTGAAAGTATTGTTGCTAGAACGCTTAGGCAGATTGAAACCACAAAGGAGCATATTCGTCTGGTGGGTTTATCGGCAACACTGCCAAATGATGAAGATGTGGCGTTGTTTTTGCGGGTGGATCTTAAAAGTGGGTTGTTTAAATTTGACCGCAGCTACAGACCTGTGCCTCTTGAGCAGCAGTATGTAGGAATTAATGTGAAAAAACCGTTACGGAAGTTCCAATTGATGAATGAGATTTGTTATCAGAAAGTATTAGCTGGTGCTGGGAAACATCAAGTCCTTATTTTTGTCCATTCCAGGAAGGAAACAGCAAAAACTGCTAGAGCAATACGGGACACCGCAATGGCAAATGATACCCTCAGCAGATTCTTGAAGGAAGATAGTCAAAGTTATGAAATTCTTCAGAGTCTGGTTGGACTTCTCAAGAATAGTGACCTGAAAGAGCTTCTGCCTTATGGATTTGCAATTCATCATGCTGGGTTGACAAGGACTGATCGCCAGATAGTTGAGGATCAATTTCGTTTAGGAAATTTGCAAGTGCTGATTTCCACGGCAACTCTTGCCTGGGGTGTGAATTTGCCTGCTCATACTGTCATTATCAAAGGAACCCAAGTCTATAATCCTGAGAGAGGGGCGTGGATGGAGTTGAGTCCTCTAGATGTTATGCAGATGATTGGTCGTGCCGGAAGACCTCAATATGACCAACGTGGGGAGGGAATCATAATCACTGGATACAGCGAGCTGCAGTATTATCTTCGTTTGATGAATGAGCAACTACCAATTGAAAGCCAGTTTATCTCCAAACTTGCTGATCAGCTCAATGCTGAAATTGTGCTTGGGACAGTTCAGAATGCTAAAGAAGCTTGCCACTGGCTTGGctatacatatttatacatCCGTATGGTTCGTAATCCGACACTGTATGGCTTACCGCCTGATGCCCTTGCAAAAGACGTATTATTAGAGGAGAGAAGAGCTGACCTGATACATTCTGCTGCTAATATCTTGGACAAGAACAACCTGATTAAGTATGACAGGAAAAGTGGACACTTCCAGGTTACTGATTTGGGACGCATTGCTAGCTACTACTACATAACCCATGGAACAATAGCTACATATAATGAGAATATGAAGCCAACAATGAGTGATATAGAGCTTTGCCGTCTGTTCTCACTGAGTGAGGAGTTCAAGTATGTCACTGTTCGACAAGACGAGAAGATGGAACTGGCAAAACTTCTGGATCGTGTACCGATCCCTGTCAAGGAAACACTAGAAGATTCTGATGCAAAGATCAATGTTTTGCTGCAAGTATATATTTCAAAGCTAAAGCTCGAGGGTCTTTCTTTGTCATCTGATATGGTTTATATTACCCAGAGTGCTGGACGTCTCCTACGAGCTATTTTTGAGATTAGTTTGAAGAGGGGGTGGGCTCAACTGTCTGAAAAAGCTCTTAACTTGTCTAAAATGGTAGGGAAGAGGATGTGGAATGTTCAGACACCACTCCGGCAGTTTCTTGAAATTCCAAAGGAGGTTCTGATGAAGTTGGACAAGAATGATCTGGTGTGGGAGAGATACTATGATCTATCTTCACAGGAGTTAGGAGAGCTTATTCGTAATCCTAAGATGGGCAGAAAAATTCACAAGTTCATCCATCAGTTTCCAAAACTGAATCTTAGAGCACATGTTCAGCCGATTTCTCGTTCTGTTCTACAAGTGGAGCTCACCGTAACACCTGATTTTCAGTGGGATGACAAATTACATCAAAATGTTGAACCATTTTTGATAATGGTGGAAGACAGTGATGGTGAAAAGATACTTCATTACGAGTATTTCCTTTTGAAAAAGCAGTATATTGATGACGACCACACGTTGAACTTCACTGTACCAATCTCTGAGCCAGTTCCCCCACAGTATTTCATTCGAGTGGTTTCAGACAAATGGCTTGACTCGCCGACTGTGTTACCTATATCTTTCAGGTATCTTATTCTTCCAGAAAAGTATCCACCACCTACGGAGCTACTGGACTTGCAGCCCCTCCCGGTGATGGCCCTAGGGAACCCGTCCTATGAAACTTTGTATCAGGATTTCAAGCATTTCAATCCAGTGCAGACTCAGGTCTTTACTGTTTTGTATAACACAAGTGACAATGTATTGGTTGCTGCTCCCACAGGAAGTGGGAAGACTATATGTGCGGAGTTTGCTATATTGAGGAATCATCTTGAAAGACCTGATTCTGTAATGCGTGTTGTCTATATTGCACCTCTTGAGGGTATTGCTAAGGAAAGGTTTTGTGATTGGGAGAAAAAGTTCGGAAAGGGGCTTGGTTTACGGGTTGTTGAGTTAACTGGGGAGACGGTATTAGATCTTACTCTGCTTGAGAAGGGTCAGATAATTATAAGTACTCCTGAGAGATGGGACGCTCTGTCCCGAAGGTGGAATCACAGAAAATATATTCAGCAGGTTAGTTTGTTCATCGTTGATGAGCTTCATTTAATTGGGGGTCAAGGTGGTCCAGTATTGGAGGTAATTGTCTCAAGaatgaaatatatttcaagTCAGGTCGGGAACAAGATGAGGATTGTTGCATTATCAACTTCCCTTGCAAATGCCAAAGATCTTGGGGAGTGGGTTGGGGCCAGTTCATGTGGCATTTTCAATTTTCCGCCTAATATTCGCCCTGTCCCACTGGAGATCCACATTCAAGGGGTGGACATATTGAGTTTTGAAGCGAGAATGCAGGCGATGACTAAGCCAACATACACTGCCATAGTCCAGCATGCCAAGAACAAGAAACCGGCTATCGTTTTTGTCTCGACCCGTAAACATGTCCGCCTTACTGCTGTGGATCTGACAGCATACTCACACATGGACAACATGCAGAACCCTGAGTTCCTGTTAGGAAAGCTGGAAGAACTAGAGCCTTTTGTTAACCAAATTTGCGAGGAAACTCTGAAGGAGACTTTGCGCCATGGTATTGGCTACTTACATGAGGGTTTAAGCAGTATTGATCAGGAGATTGTGACTCAGCTTTTTGAAGCAGGACGGATTCAGGTGTGTGTAATGTCTAGTTCATTGTGTTGGGGTACTCCATTGAAGGCGCATTTGGTTGTTGTAATGGGAACACAATTCTATGATGGACGGGAAAATTCTCATTCGGATTACCCCATCTCCGAGCTGCTCCAGATGATGGGGCGTGCTAGCCGACCTCTGCTTGATGACACTGGGAAGTGTGTGGTCTTCTGCCATTCATCACGTAAAGAGTTTTACAAGAAATTTCTGTATGAAGCCATTCCAGTTGAGAGTCAGTTTCAACATTTCTTGCATGATAATTTCAATGCAGAAGTTCATTCCGGAGTTATAGAAAACAAGCAAGAGGCTGTGGATTATCTTACCTGGAGCTTCATGTACAGGAGGCTTCCCCAGAACCCTAACTACTACAATCTCCAGGGAGTGACCCACAGGCATTTATCTGATCACCTCTCAGAGCTCGTTGAAACCACTTTGTCTGATCTTGAAGTGAGTAAATGCATAGATATAGAGAATGAGTTGGATCTGTTTCCTCTCAATCTTGGTATCATTGCTTCATATTATTACATCAATTACACAACCATTGAGCGATTCAGTTCTCTCTTGGCTTCCAAGACCAAGATGAAGGGTCTTATTGAGATCTTGGCTTCAGCTTCAGAGTATGACTTGATTCCTATACGTCCTGGTGAAGAGGACGCAGTTAGGAGACTCATCAATCACCAGAGGTTCTCGTTTGAAAACCCGAAATGCACAGACCCTCATGTGAAGGCAAACGCGCTTCTTCAGGCGCATTTTTCAAGGCAAAAAATCAGCGAGAACCTGGCAATGGATCAGCGTGAGGTCCTCCTATCTGCAACTAGACTTCTTAATGCAATGGTCGATGTGATATCGAGCAAAAATTGTCTGAATCTTGCTCTGTTAGCTATGGAAGTAAGCCAGATGGTGACTCAAGGCATGTGGAATCGAGACTCCATACTTCTGCAGCTTCCTCACTTCACAAAGGACTTAGCCAAAAGGTGCCAAGAGAATCCGGGGAATAACATCGAAACCGTTTTTGATCTTCTGGAAATGGAAGACGACAAACGCCAAGAGCTTCTCCAAATGTCAGACGCTCAGCTTCTTGACATTGCCAGGTTCTGCAACCGCTTCCCCAACATTGACCTTACATACGAGATTGTGGGCGGCAACGAGGTAAGCCCTGGAAAAGAGATCACATTGCAGGTAATGCTGGAGAGAGACATGGAGGAAAGGACAGAGGTGGGACCTGTGAACGCACCAAGATATCCcaagattaaagaagaaggtTGGTGGCTAGTCGTTGGAGAAACCAAGACAAACCAGCTgatggccatcaagaaaacccCTCTGCAACGGAAGGCGGAGGTGAAGTTGGAGTTTGCAGTACCAGCCGAACCAGGAAAGAAGTCGTATACTCTCTACTTCATGTGCTATTCTTACTTGGGTTGTGACCAGGAGTACTCTTTCACTGTTGATGTCAAAGATTTTGCAGATCAGATGGAAgaatga